Part of the Micromonospora rhizosphaerae genome is shown below.
GCCGACCCGCCGTGCAGCCGCAGGTCGGGCCCGAACGGGGTCCGCGCCCGTCGACCCACCACCAGGCCGTACGAGACGTGCACCCGCATCAACGGCTGGACCCGGTTGACCGCCTGGACCGGCCGGAGCAGCTTCTTCGCCCGCGGGCTGAGGCCGACCAGCCGACGGTGCTGGAAGTGGTAGCGGGAGCGGACCCGGCTGCGCGGCCAGTGGCTGTCCGGGCCGAGCGCGTCCCAGTACTCCATGAAACCGTCGGCGCCGGATTCGATCAGCTCGGCCTCAGCCTGGTCGAGTGGGCGGAGCGGATAGTCCTGACCGGTGATGTTCACCAGCCAGTCGACCTGGACACCCTCACCGTTCAGCCAGTCCACCGCCGCCAGATAGCGATCGACATGACTGAAGTCACCGTAACCACCCTTGTGGTACTGGACCGTCACGCCGGGTAGTGTGCGCAGCTCAGACAGATCAAGCGGGGTCCCGTTCACGTCATGGCTGATGTGCACGATACTGTCTGGACTGTACCGCTTCACCGCATGAACCAACCTGGTCAGCTGGTCCGGCGAACGGTGACTCTGGATGTGGTAGCAGAAGCGCACCCGTGCATTATTGCCCCCGGGGCTCCGGCACAGAGAGCGCCAGCCCTTCGGCTGCTTCCACTCTCCGCTCTCATCAGGGAGACTCAGGGTTCACCCGTGCGCACGTACGTCTCACGGCTGGCTGGCCGGTCCGGCTCGAAAGGGAGCGACACACTTCGATGCCCTCGCCTCACCATCCCGATCTGCAGCACGATGCGGACGGGCCCACGCTGATCTCCTACCTCGAGTGGCTTCGCCGCCGGTGGTGGATCCTCGCGCTCGCGGCCGTGCTCGGCATCGGATCCGGACTGCTGGTCACCCGGCTGCAGACGCCCACCTACACGTCCACCACGTCGGTGCTGGTGCGCCAGGTGGGCCCGGACGCGCAGCCCGGCACCAAGGTCAACCTCGACACCGAGGCGCAGGTGGTTCGCTCCCTGGTCGTGGCCGAGCGGGCCCGCACCCTGCTCAAGACCGGCACCTCCGCCGAGGACCTGGTCCAGTCGCTGACCGTCACCGTCCCACCGAACAGCCAGGTGCTCCAGATCGCGTACGAGAGCATCACCCCCGAGTCCGCGCAGAACGCCTCGCACTCGTTCGCGCAGGCGTACCTCGACCTGCGCCTCGCCACCGCGACCAAGGCCGTGGAGAACGAGACCACCGCGATCAACCAGCAGATCGCCGAGGTCAAGAAGCAGTTGGCCGCCGCGGCGGGCAAGATCGCCGCGGCCCCGGCGAACTCCGCCGCCCGGGCGCAGGCCCAGGCCGACCAGGACGTCCTGACCAATCAGCTCGCCAAGCTCAACGAGCGACTCAGCCCGCTGCAGGCCACCACGCCCGACCCGGGCCAGATCATCTCCGACGCCGCCCTGCCGCGGAAGCCCAGCTCGCCGAACCGCACCCTGAACCTGGCCAGCGGGATGGGTGCCGGGCTGCTCTTCGGCATCGTGCTCGCACTGCTCCTCGACCGGCTGGACACCCGGGTCCGACGGGGCCGGGACGTGACCGCCCGTACCGGGCTGCCGACGCTGCTGGAACTGCCGGTCCGGGTACCGTCGCTGGCCGTCCTGGCGCCCACCCACCGGGTCTCCCGCGAGCTGGGCCGGCTGCGCAACGTGCTGCTCTCGATCATGCCCGAGCCCGGGCCGGGGCGTGGCCGGCAGCTCCTGCTCACGGACACCTCGCCCGGGCCGGCGGCCGGCTTCGTCGCCGCCAACCTCGCCGCCGCGTACGCCCGCACCGGCGCCCAGGTCGCGGTGGTCACCACCCGGGCTGATTCGCCACTGACCGCCATGTTCGGCGGCGCCAAGCCCGGGCACACCCTCGCCGAGGTGCTCCGGCACGACGTCGGCGCGCTCGCCGCGCTGACCCCCGCGCCGGGCCTCAGCACGTTGCGCGTTCTGTTCCCCGGCAACCTCGACACCGAGGTGGAGCTGCCGGTCGCGAGGATGCGCGAGATCCTCAGGGAGCTCGCCGCCCGCTTCGACCACGTGTTGATCGAGACCGCCCGGCCGACCCAGGCCGTCGAGGCGCAAGCGCTGGCCCGACACGTCGACGGTGTGATCCTGGTGATCGAGAGCGGGCAGTCCCGGAGCAGCGAGATCACCGCCGCGCTGCACCAGTTCGAGCAGGTGGACGCGCCGGTGCTCGGCAGCGTGCTGGCCCCCCGGCTGCCCGGGTCGTCCAAGGGCACCGGCGCTGCGGGCGCCAAGCCGGACGGGAAGTCGCCGTCACCGCGGCCGCGCCCGGAGCCGGTCTTCCCAGCCGCCACGGAGTCCAGCGACAACACGATCATCCTGCCCCGGCCGACCAACCGGCCGGTCGGGGCGGTCACCCCGCCCAAGCCGGCCCCGACGGCCACGGCGGCCAAGCCCGTGCCGGCCGCGCCGCTCAACGCCGCCGGGTCGGCCCGCCAGTCCACCGTCTACCGGTCCAACCGCGACTCCGACCGCATCGACGGCACGAACCGGCGCTCGATGGCTTTCGACCCGGTGGAGGAGCAGGAGTGAGGCTGCGCCAGGCCGTCGTGGCCTCGGCCGCGGCGGTGCTCGTCGCCGGGCTGGGCGCCGCCTGCTCCGAGCCGCCGCCACCAGGCGCGAGCGACCTGGTCGACCCGGGTACGCCTGCGCCGAAGCCCAGCCCGACGCCCAGCCTGCCGGCCGGGCCGCTCTCCGGGCAGCCGCTCGCCCAGCCGGC
Proteins encoded:
- a CDS encoding Wzz/FepE/Etk N-terminal domain-containing protein, giving the protein MPSPHHPDLQHDADGPTLISYLEWLRRRWWILALAAVLGIGSGLLVTRLQTPTYTSTTSVLVRQVGPDAQPGTKVNLDTEAQVVRSLVVAERARTLLKTGTSAEDLVQSLTVTVPPNSQVLQIAYESITPESAQNASHSFAQAYLDLRLATATKAVENETTAINQQIAEVKKQLAAAAGKIAAAPANSAARAQAQADQDVLTNQLAKLNERLSPLQATTPDPGQIISDAALPRKPSSPNRTLNLASGMGAGLLFGIVLALLLDRLDTRVRRGRDVTARTGLPTLLELPVRVPSLAVLAPTHRVSRELGRLRNVLLSIMPEPGPGRGRQLLLTDTSPGPAAGFVAANLAAAYARTGAQVAVVTTRADSPLTAMFGGAKPGHTLAEVLRHDVGALAALTPAPGLSTLRVLFPGNLDTEVELPVARMREILRELAARFDHVLIETARPTQAVEAQALARHVDGVILVIESGQSRSSEITAALHQFEQVDAPVLGSVLAPRLPGSSKGTGAAGAKPDGKSPSPRPRPEPVFPAATESSDNTIILPRPTNRPVGAVTPPKPAPTATAAKPVPAAPLNAAGSARQSTVYRSNRDSDRIDGTNRRSMAFDPVEEQE